A genomic stretch from Sulfurovum riftiae includes:
- a CDS encoding type IV pilus twitching motility protein PilT gives MEEKLKLYLRTLISNEGSDLHIKASSQVRVRIHGVMKLLGKDTLTPEMVDQMVRDITTEAQYEKLINDRTLDFSYKLDENNRFRVNVFFQMDGLSAVFRLIPVKILSIDELKLPPVIKTFTEIQRGLVLVTGVTGSGKSTTLAAILDKINNETKKHVITIEDPIEFVHKDKGCLINQRAVGQDTHSFSDALRAALREDPDIILVGEMRDLETIDIALHAANTGHLVFSTLHTLDAKETIDRIVGMFANEEQNRIRMSLASVLEGVISQRLIPTKRGGRIAGIEILKKTARIEQLIAENRDNEIPDALFDGKEIYGTQTFDQALLDLIKKGEISNEVALEYATNPADLKLKMQGVGKGAIVDENAARKNDEYFDFKPEEE, from the coding sequence ATGGAAGAGAAACTTAAACTGTATCTGAGAACACTGATCAGCAATGAGGGGAGTGACCTTCACATTAAAGCCTCCTCCCAGGTCAGGGTACGTATACACGGTGTCATGAAGCTGTTGGGGAAAGATACCCTGACACCCGAAATGGTAGACCAGATGGTACGTGACATCACGACCGAAGCTCAATATGAAAAACTGATAAATGACAGAACGCTCGATTTCAGTTACAAACTGGATGAAAATAACCGTTTTCGTGTGAATGTCTTTTTCCAGATGGATGGCCTGAGTGCCGTTTTCCGTTTGATCCCGGTAAAGATCCTCTCCATTGATGAACTCAAACTTCCTCCAGTGATCAAGACATTCACGGAGATTCAGCGTGGACTTGTACTGGTGACCGGTGTGACGGGGTCCGGTAAATCGACCACGCTTGCTGCGATCCTTGATAAAATAAACAACGAGACGAAGAAACACGTTATTACGATAGAGGACCCGATAGAATTTGTCCACAAAGACAAAGGCTGTCTGATCAATCAAAGAGCAGTGGGGCAGGATACCCACTCCTTCTCTGATGCACTCAGGGCTGCATTGAGGGAAGACCCCGATATTATCCTGGTGGGGGAGATGAGAGACCTTGAGACCATCGACATTGCCCTGCATGCTGCCAATACGGGTCACCTGGTATTCTCGACACTGCATACACTTGATGCCAAGGAGACCATCGACAGGATCGTCGGTATGTTCGCCAATGAAGAGCAGAACCGTATCCGTATGTCCCTGGCATCGGTACTCGAAGGGGTGATCTCGCAGAGGCTTATTCCGACCAAAAGGGGCGGCAGGATCGCGGGGATCGAGATCCTCAAAAAGACAGCAAGGATCGAACAGCTGATCGCGGAGAACAGGGATAACGAAATTCCCGATGCACTCTTTGACGGTAAGGAGATCTACGGTACACAGACCTTCGACCAGGCGCTGCTTGACCTGATTAAAAAAGGGGAGATCTCCAATGAAGTAGCACTGGAGTATGCTACGAACCCTGCCGACCTGAAGTTGAAAATGCAGGGTGTCGGTAAAGGTGCGATCGTCGATGAAAATGCCGCACGGAAAAATGATGAGTATTTCGATTTCAAGCCCGAAGAGGAGTAG
- a CDS encoding aspartate carbamoyltransferase catalytic subunit: protein MQHLVDTADLSDAQIAQLLHDARTFKAQRPPQLLRDKLLITLFFEASTRTRSSFEVAAKRLGAAVVHLDPSRSSTKKGESLEDTFANLCAMGPEGVIIRHEENEAPRLLANMQMTSVINAGAGNYAHPTQALLDLFTMMEHFDGDIEGKRIAIVGDIANSRVASSGIRLLTRMGMEVLLVAPKPFMPTESNLPQYEDLEDVIDKVDVIMSLRAQLERHAKPIFDDYEEYARHYCITKERMGEKNILLLHPGPVMRNIDISDEMLEDPRCKVLEQVRNGVFMRMAILKLLLLDS from the coding sequence ATGCAACATCTTGTCGATACCGCCGATCTTTCCGATGCCCAGATAGCACAACTGCTTCATGATGCCAGAACTTTCAAAGCACAGCGACCGCCGCAGCTGCTCAGAGACAAACTGCTTATTACCCTTTTTTTTGAAGCCTCTACCCGTACCAGAAGTTCTTTTGAAGTAGCGGCCAAACGCCTCGGTGCAGCCGTGGTCCATCTTGACCCGAGCAGAAGCTCTACCAAGAAGGGAGAATCCCTTGAAGACACTTTCGCCAACCTCTGTGCCATGGGACCAGAAGGTGTCATCATCCGTCATGAGGAGAATGAAGCACCCCGCCTGCTTGCAAACATGCAGATGACCTCTGTCATCAATGCCGGTGCGGGCAATTATGCACATCCCACCCAGGCACTGCTTGACCTCTTCACCATGATGGAGCATTTTGACGGTGATATCGAAGGCAAACGTATTGCCATCGTCGGCGACATCGCCAACTCCAGGGTCGCCAGTTCCGGTATCCGCCTGCTCACCCGTATGGGGATGGAGGTACTGCTTGTCGCACCTAAACCATTCATGCCGACAGAAAGCAACCTGCCTCAATATGAAGATCTTGAAGATGTCATCGACAAAGTAGATGTCATCATGAGCCTGCGAGCCCAGCTTGAACGCCATGCCAAACCGATATTCGATGACTATGAGGAGTATGCAAGACACTACTGCATCACCAAGGAGCGTATGGGTGAGAAGAATATCCTCCTGCTTCATCCCGGTCCGGTCATGCGCAACATAGACATCTCCGATGAGATGCTTGAAGACCCACGATGTAAGGTCCTCGAACAGGTCAGGAACGGTGTTTTCATGAGAATGGCGATTTTGAAACTGTTGCTTTTGGATTCCTGA
- the rsmG gene encoding 16S rRNA (guanine(527)-N(7))-methyltransferase RsmG, with product MKLRVYLESEGISLSEEIIEKLEKFADLLHEWNQIHNLTGAKSVAAIYDNIIDSLYPLTFIKVPATLLDVGTGAGFPGLVLAIALPQSEVVLAEPLKKRVSFLKYAAIDLGLKNVKVEAKRVEFVEHEPFEMISSRAVTNTRLLLDLTSKISDENTEYLFYKGSRVFDEVAQVEGDLSYDIIQKNQRNYLYIKKN from the coding sequence GTGAAGCTGAGAGTTTATTTGGAGAGCGAAGGTATTTCTCTCTCAGAAGAGATCATTGAGAAGTTGGAAAAGTTCGCAGACCTGCTTCATGAATGGAACCAGATACACAATCTTACAGGCGCGAAGAGTGTAGCGGCGATCTATGACAATATCATCGATTCGCTCTACCCTCTGACCTTTATCAAAGTACCTGCTACACTGCTTGATGTCGGTACAGGTGCAGGTTTCCCCGGTTTGGTGCTTGCCATCGCTCTGCCTCAGAGTGAAGTCGTGCTGGCCGAGCCTTTAAAGAAACGTGTCTCTTTCTTGAAATATGCGGCTATCGATCTGGGGTTGAAGAATGTGAAGGTGGAAGCCAAACGGGTCGAGTTTGTAGAGCATGAACCCTTTGAGATGATAAGCTCAAGAGCCGTGACCAATACACGACTTCTTCTTGACCTTACGAGTAAGATCTCTGATGAGAATACAGAGTATCTTTTCTATAAAGGAAGCCGTGTGTTTGATGAGGTGGCGCAGGTGGAAGGTGACCTGAGTTATGATATAATACAAAAAAACCAGAGAAACTATCTCTATATAAAGAAGAATTAG
- a CDS encoding thioredoxin fold domain-containing protein yields MKHLLLAIVAIATFTGTLFSSDIIEDKTKLEALKKLNKVLEDPVLTIKAAIEKPQNYLLKIEAKGSRGSQLLTAFLDKSSSELYIGSAYDKEGKEILFPKDAETIKEGVAFSYGKGSKEIYVVTDPECPYCGRFEKAAEGKLDDYTVHIILFPLSFHKKAPVMVEWIMQGKDDAERKARFEKLMLKGSTAYKDLHKDAKKPFKYSAQTQKEMERSDKAVMELNVRGTPAIYDENFNPVSQAELLNLGKK; encoded by the coding sequence ATGAAACATTTACTATTAGCGATTGTCGCAATCGCTACATTTACCGGTACACTCTTCTCTAGTGACATCATCGAAGACAAAACAAAACTCGAAGCACTGAAAAAGCTCAACAAGGTCCTTGAAGACCCTGTACTGACCATAAAGGCAGCCATAGAAAAGCCACAGAATTACCTACTGAAGATCGAAGCAAAAGGGTCTCGGGGGTCACAGCTTCTGACAGCCTTTCTTGACAAGAGCAGTTCCGAACTCTACATCGGTTCTGCCTACGACAAAGAGGGGAAAGAGATACTCTTCCCGAAAGATGCTGAGACCATTAAAGAGGGTGTGGCATTCTCTTATGGAAAAGGGAGCAAAGAGATCTATGTCGTGACCGATCCGGAGTGTCCCTACTGTGGCAGATTCGAGAAAGCTGCAGAGGGAAAACTGGATGACTATACGGTACATATCATACTCTTTCCGCTCTCTTTTCATAAAAAGGCGCCTGTTATGGTGGAGTGGATCATGCAGGGGAAAGACGATGCGGAAAGGAAAGCGCGTTTTGAAAAGCTGATGCTGAAAGGCTCCACAGCATACAAGGACCTTCATAAAGACGCTAAAAAGCCTTTCAAATATTCTGCTCAGACACAAAAAGAGATGGAAAGGTCCGACAAGGCGGTCATGGAGTTGAATGTGAGGGGAACCCCGGCGATCTATGATGAGAATTTCAACCCTGTATCGCAGGCGGAACTTTTGAATTTGGGAAAGAAATAG
- the aat gene encoding leucyl/phenylalanyl-tRNA--protein transferase — protein MASMFEEEHYLIPPLSKYSFNFPNPRFASDEGLLAYGGDLSSTRLLLAYQKGIFPWFNEGDPILWWSPDPRLLLYPGKFKVRKSFRRVLRSGKFTVTFDKMFPEVIRHCATVHRAGQDHTWIVPEMQEAYIRLHEEGYAHSVEVYREGELVGGLYGLAMGKVFFGESMFSLASDASKVAFKALSDVLGAKGYDFIDCQMKTDHMVGLGAEVVPRDRYLDELHDALQKPSDLGSWQHFRWDYPYKEEEW, from the coding sequence ATGGCTTCAATGTTTGAAGAAGAGCATTATCTTATTCCTCCGTTGAGCAAATACTCTTTCAATTTCCCCAATCCGCGTTTCGCTTCCGATGAAGGGTTGCTGGCATACGGCGGGGATCTTTCTTCTACCCGCCTGCTGCTTGCCTACCAGAAAGGTATCTTCCCCTGGTTCAATGAAGGTGACCCTATTTTGTGGTGGTCCCCTGATCCCCGACTGCTGCTCTACCCGGGGAAGTTCAAGGTACGCAAATCATTTCGGCGTGTCCTGCGCAGCGGGAAGTTTACCGTGACCTTCGACAAGATGTTCCCTGAAGTTATACGGCACTGTGCTACAGTGCACCGTGCAGGTCAGGACCATACCTGGATCGTACCGGAGATGCAGGAGGCCTATATCCGTTTACATGAAGAGGGATATGCCCACAGTGTAGAGGTCTATAGAGAGGGAGAACTTGTCGGAGGGCTGTACGGTCTTGCTATGGGAAAAGTCTTTTTTGGCGAATCGATGTTCTCTTTGGCTTCGGATGCTTCCAAGGTCGCTTTCAAAGCACTAAGTGATGTTTTAGGCGCTAAAGGCTATGATTTTATAGACTGCCAGATGAAAACAGACCACATGGTCGGTTTAGGTGCGGAAGTGGTTCCAAGAGACAGATATCTTGACGAACTGCATGATGCGCTCCAAAAGCCCAGTGATCTGGGAAGCTGGCAGCATTTCAGATGGGATTACCCCTACAAGGAAGAGGAATGGTAG
- a CDS encoding PP0621 family protein yields MILKLLIFAIAGVLIYKFFGGKLPSMPKPKSKAQKKLDEDTLVECSKCGTYVTIKESIMINGKYYCDECANS; encoded by the coding sequence ATGATATTGAAACTACTTATTTTTGCTATAGCGGGTGTACTCATATACAAATTTTTCGGCGGGAAGCTGCCGAGTATGCCAAAACCCAAAAGCAAAGCACAGAAAAAACTCGATGAAGATACCCTTGTCGAATGCAGCAAATGCGGAACCTACGTGACCATAAAAGAGAGCATTATGATCAACGGAAAGTACTACTGTGACGAGTGTGCAAATTCATAG
- a CDS encoding transaldolase — protein MVDRELKFSLWLDFVERDYLKNEFSKLIEAGIINGATSNPSIFASAITTSPAYKEQLDALKGKSAKEKYEALAIEDIRAAAQALRTAYDAANDGYISIEVDPFLSNDTKGTIDEGKRLFKEIGEPNVMVKVPATNAGYEAMKELLAMGISVNATLIFSPEQARRCLKAMTAGLHEYEATGGGKVNAVISVFVSRFDRLLDADLAAEGMDVAKTGIYNAAKIYNIIEKNYTPSIRTLFASTGVKGDDLPPDYYIRELLAAHSVNTAPLATIESYIEKKATPAKLPLEESEINGYFTKLKDCGFDMDEVYASLLKDGLEAFENAFQDMLDSIE, from the coding sequence ATGGTAGACAGGGAATTGAAATTCTCGTTGTGGTTGGATTTTGTGGAGAGAGACTATCTCAAAAATGAATTTTCAAAGCTGATCGAGGCGGGTATCATCAATGGGGCGACAAGCAACCCCTCTATTTTTGCCTCTGCGATCACGACATCTCCGGCGTACAAAGAGCAGCTTGATGCCTTAAAGGGCAAAAGCGCCAAAGAGAAGTACGAAGCACTGGCGATAGAAGATATCCGTGCGGCGGCACAGGCGCTCAGGACTGCCTATGATGCTGCCAATGATGGCTATATCTCCATTGAAGTGGATCCTTTCCTCTCCAACGATACGAAAGGCACCATCGATGAGGGGAAAAGACTCTTCAAGGAGATCGGCGAGCCCAATGTCATGGTAAAGGTTCCTGCGACCAATGCGGGATACGAAGCGATGAAAGAGCTGCTTGCCATGGGTATTTCGGTCAATGCCACACTGATCTTCTCCCCCGAACAGGCCAGACGCTGTCTCAAAGCAATGACGGCCGGTTTGCATGAGTATGAAGCGACAGGGGGCGGAAAAGTAAATGCGGTCATATCCGTTTTCGTCAGCCGTTTCGACAGACTGCTCGATGCGGATCTTGCTGCCGAGGGGATGGATGTCGCCAAAACAGGTATCTACAATGCGGCAAAGATCTACAATATCATCGAGAAGAACTATACGCCGAGCATCCGTACACTTTTTGCAAGTACAGGAGTGAAGGGGGATGACCTTCCGCCGGATTACTACATCAGAGAACTTCTGGCAGCACACTCGGTAAACACCGCTCCGCTGGCGACCATTGAATCCTATATCGAGAAGAAGGCGACACCGGCAAAGCTGCCACTTGAAGAGAGTGAGATCAACGGATATTTCACCAAACTGAAAGATTGCGGTTTTGACATGGATGAAGTGTACGCTTCTCTGCTCAAAGACGGGCTTGAAGCCTTTGAAAATGCATTCCAGGATATGTTGGACAGCATAGAATAA
- a CDS encoding ATP-dependent Clp protease adaptor ClpS translates to MPKFEVESDVALELWEPRMYRVLLHNDDYTSMDFVVEVLTSIFHKTQEQAVQIMLQIHEKGKAICGVYSFEIAQTKAEQVKQLAKKNEFPLLATIEEDA, encoded by the coding sequence ATGCCAAAGTTTGAAGTTGAGTCGGACGTAGCACTGGAGCTATGGGAACCGCGGATGTACAGAGTGCTGCTGCACAATGATGATTATACCAGTATGGATTTTGTGGTGGAAGTTCTGACATCGATCTTCCATAAAACACAGGAACAGGCGGTACAGATCATGCTGCAGATACACGAAAAAGGCAAGGCGATCTGCGGTGTGTACAGCTTTGAGATCGCCCAGACCAAAGCGGAGCAGGTCAAACAGCTTGCGAAGAAAAATGAATTCCCGTTATTGGCCACAATTGAAGAAGATGCGTAA
- the clpA gene encoding ATP-dependent Clp protease ATP-binding subunit ClpA, which translates to MISIALNDVFKNAVKYAKENRHEYLTVEHVFLSVVRSEEGIEILSTLDANLEMLEEGIVEHIHKTIPSLKEAVEPFETVALSRAINDMMTHIHSAGRTEASIGDMLAAIFMQEHSYAVYLMKKEGIARVDILEVISHSRESTVQPGTEKPEKEETVLEQFTMELVALAKTGKIDPVVGRVDEIDRVMQTLCRRKKNNPLLVGEPGVGKTAIAEGLALKISEGDVPDVLKNAKVFALDMGALIAGTKYRGDFEKRLKGIIKELSAMDDAILFIDEIHTMVGAGATSGGSMDASNLLKPALARGDLKCIGATTYQEYRNFFDKDKALSRRFAKIDVEEPSVEDTFTILKGIQHKYEDYHNIKFTDEALQSAIDLSVKYLHDRFLPDKAMDIIDEVGAHFMLRGKEGVTVKPRDIEESVAKMMKLPSTVIGTDDTKKLKTLEKDLAAHIIGQDEAIEELATAIKRSYAGLNAPNRPIGSFLFVGPTGVGKTALATQLAETLHVHFERIDMSEYMEAHTISRLVGAPPGYVGYEQGGLLTEMIKKHPHTVLLLDEIEKAHPDIMNILLQVMDGAKLTDNNGVVSDFKNVILIMTSNIGTKEANVMGFNKDNSMKTDKALKAFFAPEFMNRLSAVVEFNTLDLETLVSIVDVELEKLNLLLKPKKIKVKVNKKAKEYLANEGYDERYGARHIARVIDEKIKEALTEEILFGKLKKGGTVKVGFKGGKLTFDFGA; encoded by the coding sequence ATGATCAGTATTGCACTTAATGATGTATTTAAAAATGCGGTGAAGTATGCCAAAGAGAACAGACATGAGTACCTGACGGTAGAACATGTTTTTCTCTCTGTGGTCAGAAGTGAAGAGGGGATCGAGATACTTTCAACTCTCGATGCCAATCTTGAGATGCTCGAAGAGGGGATCGTGGAGCATATTCACAAGACCATCCCTTCGCTCAAAGAGGCTGTGGAGCCTTTTGAGACGGTCGCACTCTCTCGTGCGATCAATGATATGATGACCCATATCCATTCGGCAGGAAGGACCGAAGCGAGCATAGGCGATATGCTTGCAGCCATCTTCATGCAGGAGCACTCTTATGCGGTCTACCTGATGAAAAAAGAGGGGATCGCGCGTGTGGACATACTTGAAGTGATCTCGCATAGCAGGGAGAGTACTGTTCAACCCGGAACAGAGAAACCTGAAAAAGAGGAGACGGTACTCGAACAGTTCACCATGGAGCTTGTGGCCCTGGCAAAAACAGGCAAGATCGACCCTGTGGTGGGGCGTGTCGATGAGATAGACCGCGTTATGCAGACCCTCTGCCGCCGCAAAAAGAACAACCCTCTGCTTGTCGGTGAACCGGGGGTGGGTAAAACGGCGATCGCCGAAGGGCTGGCGCTGAAGATCTCGGAAGGGGACGTGCCCGATGTGCTGAAAAATGCAAAAGTATTCGCGCTGGATATGGGTGCACTCATCGCCGGAACGAAGTACCGTGGTGATTTCGAGAAGCGTCTTAAAGGCATTATCAAAGAGCTGAGTGCGATGGATGATGCCATTCTCTTCATCGATGAGATACATACCATGGTAGGTGCAGGTGCAACAAGCGGAGGGAGCATGGATGCCTCCAATCTGCTCAAGCCGGCACTGGCACGTGGTGACCTGAAATGTATCGGGGCTACGACCTATCAGGAGTACAGGAATTTCTTCGACAAGGACAAGGCACTCAGCCGCCGATTTGCCAAGATCGATGTGGAGGAACCGAGTGTGGAAGACACCTTTACCATCCTCAAAGGGATACAGCACAAGTATGAGGATTACCACAATATAAAATTCACCGATGAGGCACTGCAGTCTGCGATAGATCTCTCCGTGAAATATCTGCATGACAGGTTCCTGCCGGACAAGGCGATGGACATCATCGATGAGGTAGGGGCGCACTTCATGCTCCGCGGCAAAGAGGGTGTGACCGTAAAGCCCAGAGACATCGAAGAGAGTGTGGCGAAGATGATGAAACTGCCCTCCACGGTCATCGGTACGGATGATACGAAGAAGCTCAAGACCCTTGAAAAGGACCTTGCGGCACATATCATCGGGCAGGATGAAGCGATCGAAGAGCTGGCAACGGCGATCAAGCGCTCCTATGCCGGGCTGAATGCACCCAACAGGCCCATAGGCTCTTTCCTCTTCGTCGGGCCGACAGGTGTGGGTAAGACCGCATTGGCGACACAGTTGGCCGAGACGCTGCATGTCCATTTCGAGCGTATCGATATGAGCGAATACATGGAAGCGCATACCATCAGCCGCCTGGTCGGTGCACCTCCGGGCTATGTCGGGTATGAACAGGGCGGTCTCCTGACCGAGATGATCAAGAAGCATCCGCACACCGTACTGCTGCTCGATGAGATAGAGAAGGCGCATCCGGACATCATGAACATTCTGCTTCAGGTGATGGACGGTGCCAAACTGACGGACAACAACGGGGTGGTGAGTGATTTCAAGAATGTTATTCTTATTATGACCTCCAACATCGGGACCAAAGAGGCCAATGTCATGGGCTTCAACAAAGACAACTCCATGAAAACGGACAAAGCACTCAAAGCCTTCTTCGCACCAGAATTCATGAACCGTCTTTCTGCCGTGGTCGAGTTCAATACGCTTGATCTTGAGACGCTGGTCTCCATAGTCGATGTGGAGCTAGAGAAGCTCAATCTGCTGCTCAAGCCGAAGAAGATCAAAGTCAAAGTGAACAAGAAAGCCAAGGAGTATCTGGCAAATGAGGGGTATGATGAACGCTACGGTGCAAGACATATCGCAAGGGTGATCGACGAGAAGATCAAAGAGGCATTGACCGAAGAGATCCTTTTCGGCAAACTGAAAAAAGGCGGTACGGTCAAGGTTGGTTTCAAAGGTGGGAAACTGACATTTGATTTTGGAGCATAG
- a CDS encoding rhomboid family intramembrane serine protease, with protein sequence MRDFSRYRITYSIIAINAVVYLFSALFSGGIADMNMQVLVEMGALYGPLTVLKGEWWRLFTAMFLHGGMTHILMNMVSLYIIGRGMEMYFDTKSYLSIYLFSGLLGGLASLYIHPESVGIGASGAIFGVFGALAGFFLAHRRHIGEHTRAFMKEFTVIIVINLVIGFSIPSVDVSAHIAGLAVGFIGGYLLSKDPKFIGIYSGSMVLLMLAIMYYLPQIYVQRFF encoded by the coding sequence ATGAGGGATTTTTCACGCTATAGGATCACGTACAGTATTATTGCGATCAATGCGGTCGTCTACCTCTTCTCTGCACTTTTTAGCGGCGGTATCGCCGATATGAATATGCAGGTCCTTGTCGAGATGGGAGCGTTGTACGGTCCCCTGACCGTACTCAAAGGGGAATGGTGGCGGCTCTTTACCGCCATGTTCCTGCATGGCGGCATGACCCACATTCTGATGAACATGGTCTCCCTTTACATTATCGGCCGGGGTATGGAGATGTACTTCGATACAAAATCCTACCTGAGCATCTACCTTTTTTCCGGCTTGCTTGGCGGACTTGCTTCTCTTTACATACATCCTGAAAGTGTGGGCATCGGTGCATCGGGTGCGATCTTCGGTGTATTCGGTGCCCTGGCAGGTTTTTTTCTGGCACACCGCAGGCATATCGGTGAGCATACCCGTGCATTTATGAAAGAGTTCACGGTGATCATTGTGATCAACCTTGTCATAGGCTTCTCCATTCCCTCTGTGGATGTCAGTGCGCATATTGCAGGATTGGCCGTAGGATTCATCGGGGGTTATCTGCTCTCCAAAGACCCCAAGTTCATCGGGATATACAGCGGGTCGATGGTACTGCTCATGCTGGCGATCATGTATTATCTGCCGCAGATATATGTTCAGAGATTTTTTTAA
- the bioD gene encoding dethiobiotin synthase, whose protein sequence is MRSLFITATGTNIGKTHTTLKLIEALAARGFSVGVFKPIETGVSDTAPDATILLEVCRKVNRNFADFTPADITAYTFPLPAAPFCADTEHIINIDTILEKYRQLSKRCDILLVEGAGGLMVPVTKDFFMIDLAKALKSKVLLVTPSQLGCINDTLLSMEALETRKIPFEWCVNLYEDRDTFAQVTQPYYNAVFPGWWTVEKGLETFVQKL, encoded by the coding sequence GTGCGATCCCTCTTTATCACCGCGACCGGTACCAATATAGGCAAAACCCATACAACCTTGAAGCTCATCGAAGCCCTGGCTGCACGGGGTTTCTCCGTCGGGGTTTTCAAACCCATTGAAACAGGGGTAAGCGACACTGCTCCGGATGCCACTATACTCCTTGAAGTTTGCCGTAAGGTTAACAGGAATTTCGCCGACTTCACCCCTGCCGATATCACCGCCTACACCTTCCCTCTGCCTGCAGCACCTTTCTGTGCCGATACGGAGCATATCATCAACATCGACACTATTCTTGAAAAGTATCGGCAGCTCTCAAAACGTTGTGATATTCTGCTCGTGGAAGGTGCCGGCGGCCTTATGGTACCCGTGACAAAAGACTTCTTCATGATCGACCTGGCCAAAGCACTGAAAAGCAAAGTCCTGCTTGTCACACCAAGCCAACTGGGATGCATCAACGATACACTGCTCTCCATGGAAGCATTGGAAACACGAAAGATCCCCTTCGAATGGTGCGTGAATCTTTATGAGGACAGAGACACCTTTGCTCAGGTCACACAGCCCTACTATAACGCTGTCTTCCCTGGGTGGTGGACGGTCGAAAAGGGACTGGAAACATTTGTACAAAAACTGTAG
- a CDS encoding aminodeoxychorismate synthase component I, with product MHWYNTKEGFEQINTLGQNRTPFLFIISYDKTKIFAQPLEALDSDIFYKLQDWRNYPVKKREKPFIFSKSPVDFPTYKKAMEQILEEIRSGNTYLLNLTFQTPIKSDLSLKEIFTYARAKFKLYFKDEFICFSPEMFVETEGNTIATYPMKGTIDADLPDAKESILSDEKEMAEHVMIVDLMRNDLGIVGSNVKVEKFRYIESIKAGSKELLQVSSKITAALPENWRDELGTMLEKILPAGSITGTPKRSTVEIIEKVENYERGFYTGVFGIFDGESLRSGVMIRFIEKEGHTLVYKSGGGITIDSDAKSEYEELMDKVYLPL from the coding sequence ATGCATTGGTACAATACGAAGGAAGGTTTTGAGCAGATAAATACATTGGGGCAAAACCGCACTCCCTTCCTCTTCATCATCTCCTACGACAAAACAAAGATCTTCGCCCAGCCCCTTGAAGCACTGGACAGTGACATCTTCTACAAACTGCAGGATTGGCGGAACTACCCGGTCAAGAAAAGAGAAAAACCTTTTATCTTCTCCAAATCTCCAGTTGACTTCCCTACCTACAAAAAAGCGATGGAACAGATACTCGAAGAGATCCGTTCGGGCAATACCTATCTGCTGAACCTCACCTTTCAGACCCCCATAAAGAGTGACCTTTCCCTCAAGGAGATCTTCACCTATGCCAGAGCGAAGTTCAAGCTCTATTTCAAAGACGAGTTCATCTGTTTCTCTCCCGAAATGTTCGTTGAAACAGAGGGGAACACCATTGCCACCTACCCGATGAAGGGTACCATCGATGCAGACCTTCCCGATGCGAAGGAGAGCATACTCTCCGATGAGAAAGAGATGGCGGAACATGTCATGATCGTCGATCTGATGCGTAACGACCTTGGTATTGTCGGAAGCAATGTAAAGGTGGAGAAGTTCCGTTACATAGAAAGTATCAAAGCAGGCAGCAAAGAACTGCTCCAGGTCTCCTCAAAGATCACTGCAGCACTTCCCGAAAACTGGAGAGACGAACTGGGCACGATGCTTGAGAAGATCCTGCCTGCCGGTTCCATTACGGGTACTCCCAAACGATCCACTGTAGAGATCATCGAAAAAGTTGAAAACTATGAACGGGGATTCTATACCGGTGTATTCGGTATCTTCGACGGCGAATCGCTCCGCTCGGGTGTGATGATTCGTTTTATTGAAAAAGAGGGGCACACACTTGTCTATAAAAGCGGCGGCGGCATTACCATAGATTCTGATGCCAAAAGCGAATATGAAGAGTTGATGGACAAGGTCTATCTGCCGCTCTGA
- a CDS encoding PqqD family protein, which yields MDLNRKITFAETVFAQEVDGEMVLLDMASENYFGLDEVGTSIWQAIEACEGGLQCVLERLLDEYDVEEEVLKKDLDDFVKKLLESGLIEVKEA from the coding sequence ATGGATCTAAACAGAAAAATCACATTTGCAGAGACAGTATTCGCACAGGAAGTAGACGGTGAGATGGTACTGCTCGACATGGCCAGTGAGAACTACTTTGGACTTGATGAGGTCGGTACCTCCATATGGCAGGCGATAGAAGCATGTGAAGGCGGACTGCAGTGTGTGTTGGAAAGACTTCTGGATGAGTATGATGTGGAAGAAGAGGTACTCAAAAAGGACCTTGATGATTTTGTGAAGAAACTTTTGGAGAGTGGACTGATTGAGGTGAAAGAGGCGTGA